Part of the Ignavibacterium album JCM 16511 genome, GATGTTCATCTGTTTAATCTTTCTCAGAAAAAACATCGCGAATTGTTCCCGGACTCCAGAACGGGGCATTTAACAGTTTCCCCAAATACTCACGAATTATTTGGAGTCAGACATTCAAGTGGAAAAGTTAGTCTTGTAAAAAGCAAATATCCTTATCTTATTTTAGAAACACTTACGGTCTTTCCCTTAGGAGATGAAATACAACAGCTTGCAGTAAATCCAAGTGGTGATTTACTTGCAGCGGTAATTCATAAAGTTACAGGCGAGCAATCAATAATTCTTATTGATTTGAACAAACTGAATAAAGGAGAAGAACTTAAGTATCTGATTATCACTTCCGAAGGAACGCCCGAAAATATTTCCTGGTCTGGTGATGGAAAATCTTTGTATTGGAATGCATATACAAATGGAGTTTCAAACATTTATAAAATGAATTTTGATGATGGAAAAATTATTCCTCTGACACATACAATTAAAGGATTGTTCAGACCGATTGAAATAAGTAAAAATTCTTTATTTGCATTCGAATATTCAATCGAAGGATTTATTCCTGTTATCGTTCCTAATAAGAGTGTAGAAAAATTACCTGCAATTAATTATCTCGGTCAGAATATTTTAAAGAAATCTCCTGAAGTTGCAGAATGGATGATTAAGTATGATGAAGGTAATATTGAGCAGTACAAAATTGGTGACGAAAAAAGATATTACAGTCTGAACAATCTTAATATTCAAACATTCATTCCTGTTATTACAGGATTTCAGGATAGAAAAGTTTTGGGAATTTTTGCTCATATAACTGATCCGTTGTTGATTCAGGAATTTGTTCTGGAAACAGGGGTTTCTCCTTTCAAAGAGAAAAATCAGAAACTCAGATATCATCTGAGAACAAAATATAATTTCAAACAAAAATTTTCACTGGCTTTTGATCATAATGCACCTGACTTTTATGATTTATTTAATAAAAGAAAAAAATCTTTGCTGGGAAATCGTTCTGCTATTGGTTATACAGATTATATCATTTATGATAATCCGCTAAAAATAAAATACAATTCAGAACTTTCTGTTTATACCGGTGTAAAATTTATAAATGATAATCTGCTTGAAATCAAAATTCCGGATTTTGCGGTTTTTAAAACCGAATTGGATGTCAGAGATCTACGCAAAACTATTGGAAGTGTTGACTGGGAAAACGGAAATCAGTTCAGGTTCAATATTATTGCCTATGCTTCAACACCTGAAAGCCCTAAGTATGCTGTTGGTACTTATGCCGAATGGGACAATTATAATTTATATTTATTCAAACACAATACACTTCACTTAAAACTTTCGGCTGGTTATCATAAAACTGATCCGGAGCTTCTGCAAGGATATTTTTACTTCGGTGGATTTGGTAACAGAGAAATTGAAAATGAGCCGGTAAAGCAGTTCGAAAAAGTTTTCCGCTTTCCAGGTGTTCCGATTTACAGCATCGCAACAGATAAGTTCCTTAAGCTAATGATTTCAAATAATCTTCCTCCTATCAGAATTCCAAATATCGAAATTTTCTCTCAGTCACTGAAGAACATTAACATTTCTGTCTATACTCAGGGATTACTTGCCAATGCCGAATTAAGCAAGAAATGGATTGACATAGGAGCACAGGTAAATTTCATGTTTAATCATTGGTCAAATCTGGAATCGACTTTCTCTGCCGGAATTGCAAAGGCCTGGTGGGATAATGGTAATAACTGGGAGTGGTTTCTTTCCTATAAATTACTTAAAGATTAGAAATTTTTTAAGTATTTTTTACTTGAAAGATTTGACAAATCTTATTTTTCGCCTCATTCGGGCGGTATTATTTTTGCCATCTTTCAATGTTTATTCTATATAATTTTACAGATGAAATTTTCAGAATTTAAAAAAAATATTGACGCAGGGCTCAAGACTTCGCTGATTGAAGAGGAAAGCACTGAGCGAACTAAAAATCTTGAAATAATATTAAATATTATTAATAGCATAAACCGTTCTTTGGTTCTGGAAGATGTTTTAGAACTTGTGCTTAAGAATGCAATCAGATTGACAAATTCCGAACGAGGTTTTATTGTTCTGAAATCGCCAACCGGCAAACTTGAATTCAAACTAGGACTTGACTCTAACAATAAAGAACTTCCTGAAGAACTTTTTCAGGTAAGTTCTTCAGTAGTTGAAGATGTTTTTTATAACGGACAATCCAGATTTATTGAAGGTGCCCAAAGTGATGCGATGTTTGTCCCTTCAAAAAGTATTGTACGACTTGACCTTCAGACAATTCTCTGCTCACCATTGATTACAGATGGACAGAAAATAGGCGTCATCTATGTTGATAGTAAACGACTTCATAAGATTAAAGAAAAAGATATTACTAACACTTTTGAAATTCTTGCGGGACAAGCAGCAAGTGCTATAAGAAATGCACAATTATACAATGCTCAGTTAAATGCAAACAAAGCATTGCAGGAAGCAAACGAACAATTGGTTAAAGCTGAAAGAAAAGCACTTAAATCAAGTATTGACTCTGAAATTGGTCAATCATTGCAATCGCTTGTTCACCTTGCTTTACTTGAAGGTGAAAGTTTGTATCGAATGATAGATGATATTCAAAAGCAATTTGAAAAGCGTCCTGAGTTTAAGGATTCTATCATTTTTGACAGACTTAAGTTAAAAGCTAAAATTTCGACCGATAGTATAAGAAGCATTCAGAAGTATGCACAGGTTTTACTTGAAACTTCTCTTATGAATCTTGTAAAAGACACTAATGATTTGAATAAGACAGTTCAGACAGTAATAAAATATCTTGTACCGATGAAAAAATTTCAACTTGCTACTTTTAATACAGAACTTACAAATATTCCTCCTTGTAGTTTTGATTCTGAACAGATACAGCATGTGCTTGTTCATCTTATTACTAATTCAGTTAATGCAAAAAAGGATGCGACAATCACAATCAAATCTTTTACTTCAGATGGTTATAATCATATAGTTATTCAGGATGATGGACCGGGGATTCCATTTGAAATTAAAGAAGATATTGTAAATAATTATACGCCCCGAAATAACAGTTATGGTTTATTTTTGTGTAAAAGTATTATTGAAAAACATAATGGCGAAATAAAATTTTTAGATGTCGAAAAAGGAACTGCTATTCAGATTTCATTACCTCTGAAATAAATTATGGATGAACTGAGAAAATATTTAGAGATATTATACAATCGATTACTTTTTCCTGTTGAAGTAATTGACAGCGAAGGAAGAATAATTTATGTAAATGAAGCTTTCACTTTGATGTGGGGATTTTCTCAGGATGAACTTATTGAATATTCTGTTTTTAATGATCTTGTGTTGAGAGAGCAGAGTAAAATCAGTTTAATTAGTGAGGTATTAAATAATCTTTCACAAAAAACTATTGAGCATTTTGAAGATTCATTACTTCGCTCACATCACAATGTTGTACCGCTAATCAGAACCAGTGTATTTGGTTTTGAAATGAATGGTGAAAGATACGCAGTATTAATTCACGAAGATGTAACAGAACAGGTGCTTACCGGTGAAGAAATTAAACGAGCAAGAGATGCAAGCAAAGAAGCTGAACGATTAAAAAACAATTTTCTGAATGTGCTATCTCACGAACTGCGAACTCCGCTTAATATTATTCTGGGTTATTCATCTCTCATAAAAGAAAACCTTTCTGATAAAATAAGTACAGAGGATAAAATTTATCTCGATAATCTTCACAGCGGAAGCGAAAGATTATTCAACACAATAAATCAGATGCTCGAATTTGCTCATATCGAAGCTGGTAACTATTCAGTAGCAATTGAAACAGCAGATCTGGTTGGAATAATTCAGGGAAGTTTGGCCCAGTATGAAGAAGCCGCACGATCAAAAGGACTGGAAATAAGAACTAATTTCGTTCACAAAAAAGTTTTTGTTGATACTGATGTCCAATGCACTATGAATGCATTTAATAATCTGCTTAGCAACGCCGTTAAATTCACTAATCAGGGATTTATCGAGGTTGAAGTAGATGTAATGGAAGATAAGAATCTGGCACTTTGCAGAGTTCGTGATTCAGGCATAGGAATATCTACAAAATATCTTGATCATCTTTTTCAACCATTCAGTCAGGAAGATTTGAATATAGGGAGAAGCTATGAAGGAAATGGGCTCGGGCTTGCTCTTGCTAAAAGATATCTTGAAAAAGTTGGCGGTTCTCTGCTTGTTGATAGTATAAAAGGTGTTGGTTCAACTTTTACTTTTACTCTTCCGCTTACATTATCAAGCAAAATCAAATATGATGATAAAGAAGAAGCAGAAATTCTTGCTTCGAATAAGATTCTTATGCTGGATAATGTTGGCGAAACTTTCGAGCTTATACGGGCATTTCTGAAAAAGGATTATCAGATCGTGAATTATTCATTGCGTGATTTCAGAATTGAACTAACGCGTGATAATTCTTTCAGCCATATAGTTTTTGATGTTGAAAAGAATTTCTGGCAACAGGCAATTCTTATTTGCAAAGACATAAAGAAAAATGATCCATATAAGCGACCAATTATTGTTATCTCAAGCGAATTCATAGAAGAAAAAATCAGAGAATTTTATAACGCTGGTGCAAATAAATTTCTTATTAAACCTTTCGGAAAATCAGAACTTGTTAAAGTTCTCGACGAAGCAAAAGAATACTCACTTTAGTTGATACAACTTCCACCACGGTGTGTGTGGTGATTCGTGATGTTCGTGATGATATCCGAAAAAGTAACAGGTAAGCATTGCAACTAAATGATTTTTCTTTAGTGTTCTTGCATTGTGAGGTTGCATTTCATCTGTGTGAGGTTTTTTATGAGGCAGATAAGTTCCAAAATAAAAAAGCTGAAATGTTCCAAGAAAAGCAGGAACTACCCAAAACATCCAGATAGAAATTTCATCGAACCAGATTTTCAATATATTAAATGCAATCGCCATAACTATAAGCTGAGTAACAGTTGTGTATCTATACAGAAATGTTAACCACCACAAGAAAAAATTTTGCGACTTGGTGTTGAAGTCAGGATCTTTTTCATCACCCGGATGTTTATGATGCATAAAATGATTTTTTATTAATCTGTTGTAAGACATTCCTGCAAAAAGAAAAGTTGCAATTCTTCCAATCCAGTCGTTTATAGTTTTATTTTTTGAAACTGTTCTGTGCATTGCATCGTGTCCTGTTATAAATAATCCGGTATAAAGATATGCCTGTATTAAAATGTGAAGATAAAACAAAGGTGAAGAAAAGTTAACTTCAGCATAATTTAAAATATAGTAAAGATGAAAAGCCCACGCGGAAATAATTGTTAATGCTATTAATACTCCCATACTCACCTCATAAAGACAAATAGAATTATGAAAAAGATAAATTGAGTAACAAAAAATTTTATTGGTAAATCGGAGTTTAATTTAATACTCATCCGAAAATATAAAAGTGTAAACATCAAAGAAATGACAAACCATGCAAAATAATTCTGAACCGGAACTGAAATTTCTGACCATTTCCAATAACCAAGTTTAATAGCCGTTGGCTCCATAAAGAAATCAAACAATGTAGCCATTATTGAAGCTGAGATTACGACTAAAAATTTGTTATCGAAAAGTTTTTCTGACAAAAGAATAGCTCCGAGAATTACCATTGTCCAGTTAAATCCGATTATCAGAGGAACATCAAGAACTTTGTATCCAAGTGTATCTCCATACCAATAAGAGCCAAATACTAATCCTGTTTTGACACCAATTACTTCCAATGAAAAAGTTATAACATAAGTTAAAATTATCCACATCAAAAAATTATTTTTGGCATTAGCCATCGAAGAAAACAAAACAACTCCTCCGGTAAGCAATAATGTCAATGGTGTAAGAAGCTTCATGTATTTTACCAATGGTTCTGTTAGATGTCCGACTATACCAACAGTATAAATCAGATAAATAAATATTTCCTCTTTAGATAATATTATATTTTTCTTCCTTTCCATTCGAGTTTTCTGCTGTAAGTTTTATAAACTGAAATTATTCCCACAACAAAAACAAAAATCATTTGAAGTGGATGTAAAAGTAAATTAGCAAAAACATTCTGCTTGCTTTTAATTGAAATAAATATTCTTGAAAAAATTATAAGGATAAGAAGCGAAACCGAATAAAGTAAATTTTCCCATACCATCAAAGGAATTAAGGAAGCGAATGTTATTAGTGAGACAAATAAAAGAAAAGTTAATCCATTTGTATTGAATCCTGGGAAAAAATTTTTTGAATATCCATTGATTGCTTCTTTCAGATTGGAATACATTCTGCAGAAAACATAATTACCTCCCAAAAGTGTTTTTATCTTAATCCCATCTGATTTACAAAATCGTGCAAACTCCATATCCTCGACAGGTTTATTTTTAACACTGTTATGGTCACCAATTTTTTGATAAATGTTTTTTCTCCACAGAATAAACTGACCATTTGCTGCAACAAAAGATTTATTATTTGATTTGTGAACAAATATTAATGGTAAAAATCCCAACAGTAACCAATTCATTAAAGGAACAATTAACCATTCTGAAAACGATTTTATTATTTGAGTTGGAAATACTGACAACATCCCACTTTCTGAAACATTCAATTCGCTGATTGCTGATGCAACAGCTTTTTCATTCAGTCTAACATCAGCATCGATGAATAATAAATATTCACCACTTGCTTCCTTAGCAAGTTGATGACAAGCCCAATTCTTTCCAAGCCAACCTTCAGGCAAATCAGAGCCATTTATTACTTTAATTTTATCAGAAAAATGTTGCAGCAATTCATAAGTTCTGTCTGTTGAATTATCATTAAGTACAATAATCTCTTTGTTTGGATAAGTTTGATGAAAACAGCTTTTCACACAATCTGATATATTATGCTCTTCATTTCTGGCAGGAATAAGAATTGAAACAAGCTTTGATTCTTCTTTCAAATTGGATTTGTCTTCAATAACAGGCGCAGTAAAAAAATTAATAATTGAAACTACAAAGATTATTGAAACAACGACTGCAGATATTATATAAACAATCGTAATCATAGCTTAAAAAATACTTTCGCCTTCAGTTGATAAAATATTCTTTAGCTGATTAATGTTCTCATTGAACCTTTCTGTCAAAATTCCTTTATCATTTTTGATTTCTGATGAATGAATCAATTTTTCTGTTCTGGTAAGAATAAAAGGCAGTTTTTCATTTGAATAAAATATTTTATTAGCAACAGGAAGGATATCAAATTCTTTTGATGAATACCTTGCAAGAAATTCAATTCCTTCGTTATAGTTCAGAGAATTTTTTTCAAATGGTTCAATTTCTCCTTGTGGAAAAATAACAACACAGTTATCGGGATTCTCGAGTAATTCTAATGTATATCGTAATGTAGCAACAGTAGATTGCTTGTTAGCGGGATTTGTAGAAAAGCATCCAATCTTTTGAAAGAACCAATATCTCCGCAACTGATTTTCAAGCATCATAATAAAAATTTTTTTATTCGTTTTCTTCTTCAATAAATAATAAACGAAGAATCCATCCCACCACGAAAAATGATTGGGTGCAACAACAAGACTTTTCTCAGAAGATATTTCAGGAAAATCATTTATCAGTCTGAAATCCTGGAAATATTTTTTTAATAGTCGTTCAAGATAAATATCGAAAACAAACAAAGCCCATTTTTTTCTTTCAGCTTTGATCATTCT contains:
- a CDS encoding GAF domain-containing sensor histidine kinase; the protein is MKFSEFKKNIDAGLKTSLIEEESTERTKNLEIILNIINSINRSLVLEDVLELVLKNAIRLTNSERGFIVLKSPTGKLEFKLGLDSNNKELPEELFQVSSSVVEDVFYNGQSRFIEGAQSDAMFVPSKSIVRLDLQTILCSPLITDGQKIGVIYVDSKRLHKIKEKDITNTFEILAGQAASAIRNAQLYNAQLNANKALQEANEQLVKAERKALKSSIDSEIGQSLQSLVHLALLEGESLYRMIDDIQKQFEKRPEFKDSIIFDRLKLKAKISTDSIRSIQKYAQVLLETSLMNLVKDTNDLNKTVQTVIKYLVPMKKFQLATFNTELTNIPPCSFDSEQIQHVLVHLITNSVNAKKDATITIKSFTSDGYNHIVIQDDGPGIPFEIKEDIVNNYTPRNNSYGLFLCKSIIEKHNGEIKFLDVEKGTAIQISLPLK
- a CDS encoding ATP-binding protein, producing MDELRKYLEILYNRLLFPVEVIDSEGRIIYVNEAFTLMWGFSQDELIEYSVFNDLVLREQSKISLISEVLNNLSQKTIEHFEDSLLRSHHNVVPLIRTSVFGFEMNGERYAVLIHEDVTEQVLTGEEIKRARDASKEAERLKNNFLNVLSHELRTPLNIILGYSSLIKENLSDKISTEDKIYLDNLHSGSERLFNTINQMLEFAHIEAGNYSVAIETADLVGIIQGSLAQYEEAARSKGLEIRTNFVHKKVFVDTDVQCTMNAFNNLLSNAVKFTNQGFIEVEVDVMEDKNLALCRVRDSGIGISTKYLDHLFQPFSQEDLNIGRSYEGNGLGLALAKRYLEKVGGSLLVDSIKGVGSTFTFTLPLTLSSKIKYDDKEEAEILASNKILMLDNVGETFELIRAFLKKDYQIVNYSLRDFRIELTRDNSFSHIVFDVEKNFWQQAILICKDIKKNDPYKRPIIVISSEFIEEKIREFYNAGANKFLIKPFGKSELVKVLDEAKEYSL
- a CDS encoding fatty acid desaturase; translated protein: MGVLIALTIISAWAFHLYYILNYAEVNFSSPLFYLHILIQAYLYTGLFITGHDAMHRTVSKNKTINDWIGRIATFLFAGMSYNRLIKNHFMHHKHPGDEKDPDFNTKSQNFFLWWLTFLYRYTTVTQLIVMAIAFNILKIWFDEISIWMFWVVPAFLGTFQLFYFGTYLPHKKPHTDEMQPHNARTLKKNHLVAMLTCYFFGYHHEHHESPHTPWWKLYQLK
- a CDS encoding carotenoid biosynthesis protein; the protein is MERKKNIILSKEEIFIYLIYTVGIVGHLTEPLVKYMKLLTPLTLLLTGGVVLFSSMANAKNNFLMWIILTYVITFSLEVIGVKTGLVFGSYWYGDTLGYKVLDVPLIIGFNWTMVILGAILLSEKLFDNKFLVVISASIMATLFDFFMEPTAIKLGYWKWSEISVPVQNYFAWFVISLMFTLLYFRMSIKLNSDLPIKFFVTQFIFFIILFVFMR
- a CDS encoding glycosyltransferase; amino-acid sequence: MITIVYIISAVVVSIIFVVSIINFFTAPVIEDKSNLKEESKLVSILIPARNEEHNISDCVKSCFHQTYPNKEIIVLNDNSTDRTYELLQHFSDKIKVINGSDLPEGWLGKNWACHQLAKEASGEYLLFIDADVRLNEKAVASAISELNVSESGMLSVFPTQIIKSFSEWLIVPLMNWLLLGFLPLIFVHKSNNKSFVAANGQFILWRKNIYQKIGDHNSVKNKPVEDMEFARFCKSDGIKIKTLLGGNYVFCRMYSNLKEAINGYSKNFFPGFNTNGLTFLLFVSLITFASLIPLMVWENLLYSVSLLILIIFSRIFISIKSKQNVFANLLLHPLQMIFVFVVGIISVYKTYSRKLEWKGRKI
- a CDS encoding lysophospholipid acyltransferase family protein, with translation MIKAERKKWALFVFDIYLERLLKKYFQDFRLINDFPEISSEKSLVVAPNHFSWWDGFFVYYLLKKKTNKKIFIMMLENQLRRYWFFQKIGCFSTNPANKQSTVATLRYTLELLENPDNCVVIFPQGEIEPFEKNSLNYNEGIEFLARYSSKEFDILPVANKIFYSNEKLPFILTRTEKLIHSSEIKNDKGILTERFNENINQLKNILSTEGESIF